The following are encoded together in the Pseudidiomarina andamanensis genome:
- the mrcB gene encoding penicillin-binding protein 1B: MTRKKKSSPKPSLVRRIVMLGLKLSIVGIVVLVGYLIYLDATLTERFSSNRYQAPALIYGRSLTLEPQAAVDKSALVNELKRLNYRAVNAVKDSGQYRLTEYGVEFYRRPFDFATGPQMAKRVQVNFAGNRVQAIMSLPDGRTLNRIQLEPPYLGRLSGGNNEDRLLVGLERVPSLLIETLLLVEDRDFYHHSGISLTSIGRAALANLSAMRTVQGGSTLTQQLVKNLYLTRERSLWRKANEALMAIVLDYRFSKNEILETYLNEVYFGQDRGSAIHGVGLASRLYFGKQVEELDAADIALLVGIIKGPSYYDPRRYPERAQERRDLILQLMFAQNLMSKAQYVTSVSQPVLPAGTGQLVTENLPHYMELVKFELGRLNLPANWQQEGLRVFTYFDPVTQNAAEAAIVTELPRVSDDDALQGAIVIANHQQGGVTAVVGDKNPRQVGFNRAVAAMRPVGSLIKPLIYAEAFQSQPEFELGSLVSDEPFQLQQPSQPTWIPQNFDKKFEGEMLAYDALAQSRNVPAVRLGMNVGIDRLTELLQLSGVDSPISSVPAITLGAVPLSPMAITEIYTMLAQQGSYRPLQSIRVVTNHEGLTVYERNLSQARRIFSEAAGFLVNFGLRGVINEGTGSKLADAFGVNKLAGKSGTTNDYRDSWFVAYDNQHVVTVWLGRDDNQPVQLTGSSGALKVVQQVLEQIPIVPLQLNSPIDVEAAGFHPQLGVRIPVDCNNARLLPARIKKLPENLGCSGNIEEKSWWQRLF, encoded by the coding sequence ATGACCCGAAAGAAGAAGTCGTCGCCTAAGCCATCTTTAGTTCGTCGCATCGTTATGCTCGGACTAAAGTTGTCGATTGTCGGCATTGTTGTACTTGTTGGGTACCTTATTTATCTCGATGCGACATTGACCGAGCGCTTTAGCTCGAATCGATATCAAGCGCCGGCATTAATTTATGGTCGTAGCCTTACCCTCGAGCCGCAAGCTGCAGTTGATAAATCAGCATTAGTCAATGAATTGAAGCGGTTAAATTATCGTGCGGTGAATGCCGTGAAAGATTCCGGCCAGTACCGACTAACAGAATATGGCGTTGAGTTTTATCGACGCCCATTTGACTTTGCGACAGGCCCACAAATGGCCAAACGTGTGCAAGTTAATTTTGCCGGTAATCGTGTACAAGCGATTATGAGTTTACCTGATGGTCGCACATTAAACCGTATCCAATTAGAGCCGCCGTACTTAGGCCGTTTATCCGGTGGCAACAATGAAGATCGTTTGCTGGTGGGACTTGAAAGGGTTCCGAGTCTACTTATCGAAACCTTGTTATTGGTTGAAGATCGCGACTTTTATCATCACTCAGGCATTTCCCTGACGTCTATTGGACGAGCTGCGCTTGCTAATTTATCTGCAATGCGCACGGTTCAAGGTGGAAGTACCTTGACCCAACAATTGGTCAAGAACCTTTATTTAACGCGCGAACGGTCTTTGTGGCGAAAAGCCAACGAAGCCTTAATGGCAATCGTTCTTGACTACCGGTTTAGCAAAAATGAGATATTAGAAACCTACTTAAATGAAGTGTATTTCGGCCAGGATCGGGGCTCGGCAATACACGGTGTCGGTTTGGCGAGCCGTTTATACTTTGGTAAGCAAGTTGAAGAATTAGATGCGGCAGATATTGCGCTGCTGGTGGGGATTATCAAAGGACCATCTTACTACGATCCACGCCGCTACCCAGAGCGAGCGCAAGAGCGCCGTGATTTAATACTCCAACTGATGTTTGCGCAAAACCTGATGAGCAAAGCGCAGTATGTTACCAGCGTGAGTCAGCCAGTTTTACCAGCAGGCACTGGCCAGTTGGTAACAGAAAACTTGCCACACTACATGGAGTTAGTGAAATTTGAATTAGGGCGGTTAAATCTTCCTGCGAACTGGCAACAAGAAGGACTGCGAGTATTTACTTATTTTGATCCCGTTACTCAAAATGCAGCGGAAGCGGCAATTGTCACTGAGCTTCCTCGAGTCAGCGATGATGATGCCTTGCAAGGCGCAATTGTTATTGCGAACCACCAACAGGGCGGTGTCACAGCGGTGGTGGGTGACAAGAATCCACGGCAAGTCGGGTTTAACCGCGCGGTTGCGGCAATGCGACCCGTAGGCTCTTTGATTAAGCCGCTTATTTATGCCGAAGCGTTTCAATCACAACCGGAGTTTGAGTTAGGTTCACTGGTTTCTGACGAACCATTTCAGCTTCAGCAACCGAGCCAACCCACATGGATACCTCAAAACTTTGATAAGAAATTTGAAGGTGAGATGTTGGCCTATGATGCTCTGGCGCAGTCGCGAAATGTTCCGGCAGTACGGTTGGGAATGAACGTTGGTATTGATCGCTTAACAGAACTGCTGCAACTCAGTGGTGTCGATTCGCCTATTTCGAGCGTTCCGGCCATAACCTTAGGTGCAGTACCACTCTCACCAATGGCAATTACTGAGATATATACCATGTTGGCGCAGCAAGGCAGCTACCGACCGTTACAAAGTATACGCGTAGTCACCAATCATGAAGGGTTAACCGTATACGAGCGTAACCTATCGCAAGCGCGCCGAATTTTCAGCGAAGCCGCGGGATTTTTGGTGAACTTTGGCCTGCGGGGCGTTATCAATGAGGGGACCGGCAGTAAACTGGCGGACGCTTTTGGGGTTAACAAGCTAGCCGGTAAAAGTGGTACAACAAATGATTACCGTGATAGCTGGTTCGTCGCGTACGACAATCAGCATGTGGTGACCGTATGGTTAGGGCGAGACGATAATCAACCGGTGCAATTAACCGGTAGCAGTGGTGCCTTAAAGGTGGTGCAGCAAGTACTTGAGCAGATACCTATTGTGCCGTTGCAACTCAATTCGCCAATCGATGTAGAAGCAGCAGGTTTTCATCCGCAACTTGGTGTGCGTATTCCGGTGGATTGTAATAACGCTCGATTACTTCCAGCGCGAATTAAAAAATTGCCCGAGAACCTAGGGTGTTCGGGCAACATCGAAGAAAAATCTTGGTGGCAGCGCTTATTTTAG
- the hrpB gene encoding ATP-dependent helicase HrpB: MKTPQVLPVTALIDDVIRLLPSAPVVLEAPPGAGKSTALPLALMQSSLFQRQRILLLQPRRMAALSIAHFLAEQLGEVVGESVGYHIRGDAKFNAQTRLLVITEGMFTQYIQRDPELLGTGLIIFDEFHERNLATDLGLAMALESASLRDDLQLLIMSATLPAQTIANWLGDAHVLQSEGRQYPINIHYQPVPANHSWLQAIPAVVREAMRLAEKGVLVFVPGKREIDQLSAMFEGDSEWFVMPLHRQIPLSQQKQVLDARDTRRRLVISTNIAETSVTIPNIDVVVDSGRERQAQFYPQHGITKLVTSRISKASATQRAGRAGRLGPGHCFRLWAQADDHSLRDYQAPELETTDLTSFLLECRRWGSSPDQLKFFSLPNQGNLAQANSVLKALELCNEQGMLTALGHQVADLGTEPRLATILIRAKATSPAHAATAAWLVAQLEHNVEASQFPLPFERLTPAMRQRYQYWYKLLELTQPRVDATLCSEVLLWGFPDRVAKQRASSDRYLLSNGAGAAFHQHDTRSRDDWLLVVDMTLSEHLRDAIIRASIPLSSADREHPAIVCERRVEIRWQGPQQRLQAIEVEAIGAIVLRETPQPERISTEQRLHALGRYVKAQLRERGLELFQLNQATRQWLARVRLYEKLQQPSEWPSIAIEVLADSIEQWAEPYWQDIDSLSKLHAWDPLPALQARLTFQQLQQLDETCPAALSIPSGRRVVIDYCAEKPTISAKLQELFGEPVSPTICNGKQSITIDLLSPAGRLLQRTADLASFWKNAYQHVKKEMKGRYPKHPWPDDPLQAQATHKTKRQLQ, translated from the coding sequence ATGAAGACACCACAGGTGCTGCCAGTAACAGCACTGATCGATGATGTGATTCGGTTGTTGCCGAGCGCTCCTGTGGTGTTAGAAGCGCCGCCAGGCGCAGGGAAATCGACAGCATTGCCACTTGCGCTCATGCAAAGCAGTCTGTTTCAACGGCAACGTATTCTCCTCCTTCAACCGCGGCGTATGGCTGCACTCTCAATTGCTCACTTTTTGGCCGAGCAACTTGGTGAAGTTGTTGGTGAGTCGGTGGGTTATCACATTCGCGGTGACGCTAAATTTAATGCGCAGACGCGGTTACTGGTGATTACAGAAGGAATGTTCACCCAATACATTCAGCGTGATCCTGAATTGCTTGGCACCGGTTTAATTATTTTTGATGAATTTCATGAACGTAATCTTGCCACCGATTTGGGCTTGGCCATGGCATTAGAAAGTGCCAGTTTACGCGACGACCTGCAGTTATTGATCATGTCGGCCACGCTACCGGCACAAACAATCGCGAATTGGCTTGGCGATGCGCATGTGCTGCAAAGTGAAGGGCGCCAGTATCCAATTAATATTCACTATCAACCAGTGCCTGCGAACCATTCTTGGCTACAAGCAATACCCGCAGTTGTCCGAGAGGCCATGCGCTTGGCAGAAAAAGGCGTTTTGGTATTCGTACCCGGTAAGCGAGAAATTGACCAACTGAGTGCGATGTTTGAGGGAGACTCCGAGTGGTTCGTGATGCCGTTGCATCGGCAAATTCCGTTATCACAGCAAAAACAGGTATTGGACGCACGCGACACGCGCCGGCGACTCGTCATTTCAACAAACATTGCTGAAACCAGTGTGACCATTCCAAACATTGATGTGGTAGTTGATAGTGGAAGAGAGCGACAGGCACAATTTTATCCGCAACATGGCATCACTAAACTCGTCACTAGTCGCATTAGTAAAGCGTCAGCAACTCAGCGTGCTGGACGCGCGGGGCGTCTCGGACCTGGCCATTGTTTCCGATTATGGGCGCAGGCCGACGACCATAGCTTGCGAGATTATCAAGCGCCTGAGCTGGAAACTACTGACCTAACCAGCTTTTTACTCGAGTGTCGCCGCTGGGGCTCAAGTCCTGACCAGTTAAAGTTTTTTAGTTTGCCCAATCAGGGCAATTTGGCGCAAGCAAACTCTGTGTTAAAGGCGCTCGAATTATGCAATGAGCAGGGCATGTTGACGGCCCTCGGTCATCAAGTTGCTGACCTCGGCACCGAGCCTCGGCTTGCAACAATCCTGATTCGTGCGAAAGCAACGTCACCAGCGCATGCAGCCACGGCTGCTTGGCTTGTTGCCCAGCTCGAACACAATGTTGAGGCGAGCCAATTTCCACTGCCGTTTGAGCGTTTGACGCCAGCCATGCGTCAACGTTATCAGTATTGGTATAAGTTATTAGAACTGACGCAACCGAGAGTGGATGCAACCTTATGCAGTGAGGTATTGCTGTGGGGCTTTCCAGATCGTGTTGCGAAACAACGCGCAAGCTCAGACCGTTATTTGTTGAGTAACGGCGCTGGCGCCGCGTTTCATCAGCACGATACCCGCAGTCGAGACGATTGGTTGCTGGTGGTTGATATGACCTTATCTGAGCATCTTCGTGATGCCATTATTCGAGCATCAATTCCATTGAGCAGTGCCGATCGTGAGCATCCGGCGATTGTATGCGAACGTCGTGTCGAAATTCGGTGGCAGGGGCCTCAGCAACGTCTACAGGCTATAGAAGTTGAAGCGATAGGCGCAATTGTACTGCGAGAAACTCCGCAACCAGAAAGAATTAGTACCGAACAGCGGCTACATGCGCTGGGTCGTTATGTCAAAGCGCAGTTGCGTGAACGGGGGCTAGAGCTATTTCAACTAAACCAAGCAACGCGGCAGTGGCTGGCGCGAGTTCGTCTGTATGAGAAACTTCAGCAACCCTCAGAATGGCCGTCAATTGCAATTGAGGTGCTAGCGGATAGTATTGAGCAATGGGCTGAGCCGTATTGGCAAGATATCGATAGCCTCAGCAAGTTGCATGCATGGGACCCGCTACCCGCACTTCAAGCACGATTGACGTTTCAACAACTACAGCAACTTGATGAAACATGTCCAGCGGCTCTCTCTATTCCGAGCGGCCGGCGTGTTGTAATTGACTACTGTGCTGAAAAGCCGACGATTTCTGCTAAGTTGCAAGAGCTCTTTGGTGAACCTGTTTCACCAACCATTTGTAACGGCAAACAAAGTATTACCATAGATTTACTCTCTCCGGCCGGACGTTTGTTGCAACGCACGGCTGATTTAGCTAGCTTTTGGAAGAATGCTTATCAACACGTCAAAAAAGAGATGAAAGGGCGTTACCCAAAGCACCCTTGGCCAGATGATCCACTGCAAGCGCAAGCAACACACAAAACGAAGAGACAATTACAATGA